In the Pseudanabaena sp. PCC 7367 genome, one interval contains:
- a CDS encoding cation:proton antiporter, with amino-acid sequence MESFASNGSAYLEEGIEKFLLVLTVSMSVATASRMFEWLRQIPYTLLLVIVGLVLALLDVRLVTMFPGLTLVVFLPPLLFEAAWNLQWREIRRDIVPICFYAIAGVVISIVGISFALHYLIGMSWAIALLVGASLSATDPVSVIALFKDIGAEKRLSTLMEGESLFNDGVAVVAFGSLLGLSLGVTELTVPTAIAQFLVFAGIGIAVGLLIGFSISYLTQRFDLPLVEQSLTLLTAYGAYLITENLGGSGVIGVVTAGVVLGNYGSRVGMKPRTRQIVTEFWHFLAFFVNSIVFLLIGDQIHVDRLMSYTPSILVAIGAVLVTRAIAIYGLGYLSNLLVQSEIRWRDMTVLWWGGLRGSVSIALALSVPILIVGRDEVINIVFGIVLFTLLFQGLTTKALVEKLGLISGQIFRKKYTIALVQRIALNRILRFLHTERRELEIDGDLYDQQLAIVRSQLNQVKGQINDLQEKYPQLINAEVLNIEKLKLQEEMLAIEADAYAEFAQTGLIEEMPDSILQEACLAADFEQEQQSWQKRGAIEPDPNNPDVNNFKAQPNGDRNLDSDQSDSKEQLEVK; translated from the coding sequence ATGGAAAGCTTTGCCAGCAATGGATCTGCCTATTTAGAAGAAGGGATCGAGAAATTCTTACTGGTACTCACAGTTTCCATGAGCGTGGCCACGGCTTCGCGGATGTTTGAGTGGCTTCGCCAAATTCCCTATACCTTGTTATTGGTGATTGTGGGATTGGTGCTGGCACTGCTTGATGTCAGGTTGGTGACCATGTTTCCTGGCCTCACCCTGGTGGTATTTTTGCCACCATTGTTATTTGAGGCGGCCTGGAACTTGCAATGGCGTGAAATCCGCCGCGATATTGTGCCGATTTGTTTCTATGCGATCGCTGGGGTGGTGATCTCGATCGTGGGGATCAGCTTTGCGTTGCATTATTTGATCGGCATGAGTTGGGCGATCGCCCTGTTGGTGGGAGCCAGCCTCTCGGCCACTGATCCAGTTTCGGTGATTGCTTTATTTAAGGACATCGGCGCCGAAAAACGCCTCTCGACACTGATGGAAGGCGAGAGCTTGTTTAATGATGGCGTGGCCGTGGTTGCCTTTGGTTCGCTGCTGGGATTGTCACTGGGGGTCACAGAACTAACCGTGCCGACAGCGATCGCGCAGTTTTTAGTATTTGCGGGCATTGGCATTGCCGTAGGGTTGCTGATTGGCTTTAGTATCTCTTATCTGACCCAGCGGTTTGACCTACCCCTGGTGGAACAATCGCTGACCCTGCTCACAGCCTATGGTGCTTATTTAATTACTGAGAATCTGGGCGGTTCTGGTGTAATCGGTGTGGTTACCGCCGGCGTAGTATTGGGTAATTATGGCTCCAGGGTGGGGATGAAACCGCGCACGCGCCAGATTGTGACCGAGTTCTGGCATTTCCTGGCCTTTTTTGTCAATTCGATCGTGTTTTTGTTGATTGGCGATCAAATTCATGTCGATCGGCTGATGTCCTATACTCCTTCGATCTTGGTGGCGATCGGTGCGGTGTTGGTAACCAGAGCAATCGCCATCTATGGGCTGGGCTATCTGAGCAATTTGCTGGTGCAATCGGAAATCCGCTGGCGCGATATGACGGTGCTGTGGTGGGGTGGGCTGCGTGGTTCGGTTTCGATCGCCCTGGCGTTGAGTGTGCCGATTTTGATTGTGGGCCGCGATGAGGTAATTAATATTGTGTTTGGGATCGTTTTGTTTACCCTGCTATTTCAGGGCTTGACCACTAAAGCGCTGGTGGAAAAATTGGGCTTGATCAGTGGCCAGATTTTTCGCAAAAAATATACGATCGCCCTGGTGCAACGGATTGCCCTCAATCGTATTCTCAGATTTTTACACACTGAGCGCCGCGAGCTAGAAATAGATGGCGATCTCTATGATCAACAATTGGCGATCGTGCGTAGTCAGCTAAACCAGGTGAAGGGGCAAATTAATGATCTGCAAGAAAAATATCCCCAATTAATCAATGCAGAGGTTTTAAATATTGAAAAACTCAAGCTGCAAGAGGAAATGCTGGCGATCGAAGCCGATGCCTATGCGGAGTTTGCCCAAACCGGCTTGATTGAGGAAATGCCCGATTCGATTTTGCAAGAAGCTTGTTTGGCGGCAGATTTTGAGCAGGAGCAGCAATCCTGGCAGAAGCGCGGGGCGATCGAACCTGATCCCAATAATCCTGATGTTAATAATTTCAAGGCTCAGCCCAATGGCGATCGTAATCTTGATTCAGATCAATCGGACTCAAAGGAGCAGCTTGAGGTAAAGTGA
- a CDS encoding SDR family oxidoreductase — protein MNKLANKTAVITGGTSGIGFETAKYFIAEGARVIITGRKEDTLKEAAQQLGEKAIPVKADVRSLADLDQLANQVKEHFGSLDIIFANAGVGYFTPLEAANEASYDNEFDINVKGVFFTVQKLVGLLNSGASIILNASAVNAKGMAMGSLYFAAKAAVRSFARSFAAELGSKNIRVNSLSPGIVRTNFEKKLDLPDGAFEGFINTVVNSAPLGRAGKVEEIAKAATFLASDDSSYMTATDMVVDGGWMNV, from the coding sequence ATGAACAAGCTAGCTAACAAAACTGCGGTAATTACTGGTGGCACTAGCGGTATTGGCTTTGAAACTGCAAAATACTTCATCGCCGAGGGAGCCAGAGTAATTATTACCGGGCGTAAGGAAGACACCCTCAAAGAAGCCGCACAGCAATTGGGTGAAAAGGCGATCCCCGTAAAGGCAGATGTGCGATCGCTTGCGGATCTCGATCAGCTAGCAAATCAGGTTAAAGAGCACTTTGGTTCCCTAGATATTATCTTTGCCAATGCTGGGGTTGGCTATTTTACCCCCCTCGAAGCAGCAAACGAAGCATCCTATGACAACGAATTTGATATCAATGTTAAGGGCGTATTCTTTACGGTGCAAAAGCTGGTGGGTCTTTTGAACAGTGGCGCTAGCATCATTCTCAATGCTTCAGCTGTCAATGCCAAGGGAATGGCAATGGGTAGCCTCTATTTTGCTGCAAAAGCCGCAGTGCGATCGTTTGCCCGGAGCTTTGCCGCCGAACTTGGTTCTAAAAATATTCGGGTTAATTCTCTCAGCCCTGGGATTGTGAGAACTAACTTTGAGAAAAAGCTGGACTTGCCCGATGGTGCCTTTGAAGGCTTTATTAATACCGTGGTTAACTCGGCTCCATTGGGGCGTGCTGGCAAGGTGGAAGAGATCGCTAAGGCGGCTACTTTCCTGGCTAGTGATGATTCTTCCTATATGACCGCAACCGATATGGTGGTTGATGGTGGCTGGATGAATGTCTAG
- a CDS encoding glycoside hydrolase family 57 protein: MTSGYLALVLHAHLPFVRHPESDYVLEEEWLYEAITETYIPLLKVFEGLHADGVDFKLTMSITPPLLSMLRDPLLQERYDQHLAQLQKLAEREVERNHFNDHVRYLAEYYVKEFAEVRSIWESYHGDLIGALKKFLDSNNLDIITCGATHGYFPLLKINPETVWAQIKVAAEHYEQEFGRSPNGMWIPECAYYNGLEELVADAGIRYFLIDGHGVLYAQPRPRYGTYAPIFTEPGVAVFGRDHESSQQVWSSELGYPGDPTYREFYKDLGWEAEYEYIKPYVMPNGQRKNTGIKYHRITTRGADLGAKEYYDPYWAREKTAEHAGNFMFNRQHQIDHLCETMGREPIVVSPYDAELFGHWWYEGPWFIDYLMRKAYYDQNAFEMTHLSDYLQAHPQQQVARPAQSSWGYKGFHEYWLNHTNTWIYPHLHKAGERMIELARRESADELQERALNQAARELLLAQSSDWAFIMSSGSMVPYAERRTKSHLLRFNKLYESITASQIDSGWLEKVEYMDNIFPQVDYRVYRAKSS, encoded by the coding sequence ATGACCAGTGGATATCTAGCCCTTGTTCTTCATGCCCACCTCCCCTTTGTACGCCACCCCGAAAGTGATTATGTTTTAGAAGAAGAATGGCTCTATGAGGCGATCACTGAAACTTATATTCCCCTGCTCAAAGTATTTGAAGGATTGCATGCAGATGGGGTTGATTTTAAATTAACCATGAGCATCACGCCGCCGCTACTGTCGATGCTGCGTGATCCCCTGCTTCAAGAGCGCTACGATCAACATTTGGCACAGTTGCAAAAGCTGGCGGAGCGGGAAGTTGAGCGCAATCACTTTAATGACCATGTGCGCTACCTGGCGGAATATTACGTTAAAGAATTTGCCGAGGTGCGATCGATCTGGGAATCCTACCATGGCGATCTGATTGGGGCACTGAAAAAATTTCTGGATAGCAATAATCTTGATATCATCACCTGCGGTGCTACCCACGGCTACTTTCCACTGTTAAAAATCAATCCAGAGACAGTGTGGGCACAAATTAAGGTGGCTGCCGAACATTATGAGCAGGAATTTGGCCGATCGCCGAATGGGATGTGGATTCCTGAATGTGCTTACTACAATGGCTTAGAAGAACTAGTTGCCGATGCTGGGATTCGTTACTTTCTGATCGATGGTCATGGTGTGTTGTATGCCCAACCTCGCCCCCGTTATGGTACCTATGCGCCGATTTTTACAGAGCCCGGGGTGGCTGTATTTGGCCGCGATCATGAATCCTCCCAACAGGTCTGGTCGTCTGAGTTGGGTTACCCTGGCGATCCCACCTACCGCGAGTTCTATAAGGATTTGGGGTGGGAAGCAGAATATGAATATATCAAACCCTATGTGATGCCCAATGGTCAGCGTAAAAACACTGGCATTAAGTATCACAGAATTACTACCAGGGGCGCAGACCTGGGCGCTAAAGAATATTACGATCCCTATTGGGCGAGGGAAAAAACCGCCGAACATGCGGGTAATTTCATGTTCAATCGCCAGCATCAAATCGATCATCTATGTGAGACTATGGGGCGCGAGCCGATCGTGGTTTCTCCCTATGATGCGGAGTTATTTGGTCATTGGTGGTATGAAGGCCCCTGGTTTATTGACTATTTGATGCGCAAGGCCTACTACGATCAGAATGCCTTTGAAATGACTCACCTGTCTGACTATTTGCAGGCTCATCCTCAGCAGCAGGTAGCCCGTCCAGCCCAATCGAGCTGGGGCTACAAGGGGTTCCATGAATATTGGCTCAACCACACCAACACCTGGATTTATCCCCATTTGCATAAGGCCGGTGAGCGGATGATTGAGCTAGCGCGGCGCGAAAGTGCCGATGAATTGCAAGAACGAGCCTTGAACCAAGCGGCCAGGGAATTACTCTTGGCGCAATCTTCGGACTGGGCGTTTATTATGAGTTCAGGGTCAATGGTTCCCTATGCGGAGCGTCGCACCAAGTCCCATTTATTGCGGTTTAATAAGCTCTATGAATCAATTACGGCCAGCCAGATCGATTCCGGGTGGCTAGAGAAGGTGGAATATATGGATAATATTTTTCCGCAGGTTGATTATCGGGTCTATCGAGCTAAAAGCAGTTGA
- a CDS encoding TetR/AcrR family transcriptional regulator, which produces MTRGPAKQFDTEKALTKAMEVFWARGYEAASLSELLKQMGIGKKSLYDTFGNKRSLFLKALEHYVQIIVKPLCEILSASGSPLANLKQALKAQQEMNSQPGSRGCMIGTNIADFCIEDEAIAKVLRGYLKRLEDNFCDTISRAQKAGEISTKVDARDLARLFISTTQGMVLIGRILDDKTMLESTVNAAITLIEK; this is translated from the coding sequence ATGACACGCGGACCGGCTAAGCAATTTGACACCGAAAAAGCCTTAACCAAGGCAATGGAAGTGTTCTGGGCACGTGGCTACGAAGCCGCTAGCTTGTCGGAATTGCTCAAACAAATGGGGATTGGCAAGAAAAGCTTGTATGACACCTTTGGCAACAAGCGATCGCTTTTCCTTAAGGCGCTGGAACATTATGTCCAAATAATTGTTAAACCACTTTGCGAAATTTTGTCTGCCTCTGGCTCACCGCTCGCTAATCTTAAGCAAGCTCTAAAGGCTCAGCAGGAGATGAATAGCCAGCCAGGTAGCCGAGGGTGCATGATCGGCACGAATATTGCTGATTTTTGTATCGAAGATGAAGCAATCGCCAAGGTTTTACGAGGCTATTTAAAACGTCTGGAAGATAATTTCTGTGACACAATTAGCCGCGCCCAAAAGGCTGGTGAAATAAGCACAAAAGTGGATGCCCGTGACCTGGCTCGATTATTTATATCTACTACTCAAGGCATGGTATTAATCGGACGTATTCTTGATGATAAAACCATGCTGGAAAGCACAGTCAATGCAGCGATCACACTGATCGAAAAGTAG
- a CDS encoding alpha-E domain-containing protein, translated as MLSRVADSIYWLNRYIERAENVARFVDVNLKLMLDMPTNIVQQWDPLVAITGDLPTFQERYGDATARNVIHFLTFDREYHNSIITCLQAARQNARSVREIISSEMWEQINEFYLFVKDAPPDQSQAQIQDFFNQVKLYSHLFQGLMNATMAHNEGWHFGQMGRLIERADKTSRILDVKYFILLPSPEAVGSTIDEIQWMALLKSASAYEMYRKKAHRITPPGVAKFLLLDPEFPRSIYFSLLQMERSLHKITGTPMGNWSNSVERQVGQLRSELEFVLIDEIFQSGLHEFLDKLQQRLNGIGNSIYQDFCVLEAIA; from the coding sequence ATGCTAAGTCGTGTTGCCGACTCAATCTATTGGCTAAATCGCTACATCGAACGGGCTGAGAATGTGGCTCGGTTTGTGGATGTAAATTTAAAATTAATGCTTGATATGCCCACCAATATAGTGCAGCAGTGGGACCCACTCGTGGCGATCACTGGCGATCTGCCGACTTTTCAAGAGCGCTATGGTGATGCTACGGCTCGGAATGTAATTCACTTTCTGACCTTCGATCGTGAATATCATAATTCGATTATTACCTGCCTGCAGGCGGCCAGGCAAAATGCCCGATCGGTACGCGAGATTATTTCTTCGGAAATGTGGGAGCAAATCAATGAGTTCTATTTGTTTGTTAAAGATGCGCCGCCCGATCAATCTCAAGCCCAAATCCAAGATTTTTTTAATCAGGTCAAGCTCTACAGCCATCTGTTTCAGGGCTTGATGAATGCAACGATGGCTCATAATGAAGGCTGGCATTTTGGCCAGATGGGCAGATTAATTGAGCGGGCAGACAAAACCTCGCGCATTCTGGATGTGAAATATTTTATTCTGCTGCCTTCACCTGAAGCTGTGGGCAGCACGATCGATGAGATCCAATGGATGGCGCTGCTTAAGTCTGCCAGTGCCTATGAAATGTATCGCAAAAAAGCACATCGGATTACGCCTCCTGGGGTGGCTAAGTTTTTGTTGCTCGATCCTGAATTTCCCCGCTCGATCTATTTTTCGTTATTGCAGATGGAGCGATCGCTGCATAAAATCACCGGCACGCCGATGGGTAACTGGAGCAACTCAGTGGAGCGCCAGGTGGGGCAGTTGCGATCGGAGCTGGAGTTTGTGTTGATCGATGAAATTTTCCAATCTGGGTTGCATGAGTTCCTCGATAAGCTACAACAAAGACTAAATGGGATTGGTAATTCGATCTATCAGGATTTCTGTGTGCTAGAAGCGATCGCCTGA
- a CDS encoding circularly permuted type 2 ATP-grasp protein, giving the protein MHFDSYDPGDFYDELYESKGNPRQEAAQLIERICQMSADELGLRSQEARNALFKLGVTFSVYSDGQGTERILPFDIVPRVISAQEWSTLERGLKQRIYALNSFLCDIYGDRKIIKDGLIPQELIESATGYLKPCEQIKPPQDIWCHITGTDLVRDRDGSWYVLEDNLRCPSGVSYVLENRRIMKSTFPQVFQTLNIRQVEKYPGRLLETLLNLAPPGLPDPVVVVLTPGIYNSAYFEHSFLAQQMGTELVEGGDLVVHDGYLKMRTTKGLQRVDVIYRRIDDIFIDPQVFRADSLLGIPGLYEVYKEGRVAIANALGTGVADDKVIYAYVPQMIKYYLDEEPILNNVPTYLCWEKEHQSHVLENLDKLVVKSADESGGYGMLIGTQSTAAERSEFADRIRSNPRKYIAQPTLCLSRVPTLIENQIEGCHVDLRPYILYGEDIYVNPGGLTRVALKRGSLVVNSSQGGGSKDTWVLTN; this is encoded by the coding sequence ATGCATTTTGACAGCTATGATCCGGGCGATTTTTATGATGAGCTTTATGAAAGTAAGGGCAATCCCAGGCAGGAAGCAGCGCAGCTAATTGAGCGGATCTGCCAAATGTCGGCGGATGAATTAGGCCTGCGATCGCAGGAAGCTCGCAATGCCCTGTTTAAGCTGGGGGTCACCTTTAGTGTTTATAGCGATGGTCAGGGGACAGAGCGGATCTTGCCTTTTGATATTGTGCCCAGGGTGATTTCAGCGCAGGAATGGAGCACACTGGAACGCGGTTTGAAACAGCGCATTTATGCTTTGAATTCTTTTTTATGTGATATCTATGGCGATCGCAAAATTATTAAAGATGGCCTGATTCCACAGGAGTTAATTGAATCCGCCACTGGTTATCTCAAACCCTGTGAGCAGATCAAACCACCTCAAGATATCTGGTGTCATATTACGGGCACTGACCTGGTGCGCGATCGGGATGGTTCCTGGTATGTGCTGGAAGATAATCTGCGCTGCCCATCGGGGGTGTCCTATGTGCTGGAAAATCGCCGGATCATGAAAAGCACCTTTCCCCAAGTGTTCCAAACTTTGAATATTCGGCAGGTAGAAAAATATCCAGGGCGATTGCTGGAAACCCTGCTCAACCTCGCCCCACCAGGATTACCTGATCCAGTGGTGGTAGTGCTAACCCCAGGAATCTATAATTCTGCGTACTTTGAGCATTCTTTTCTGGCTCAGCAAATGGGTACAGAATTGGTGGAAGGAGGCGATCTGGTGGTGCATGATGGCTATTTAAAAATGCGCACCACCAAAGGATTACAACGGGTTGATGTAATCTATCGCCGCATTGATGATATTTTTATCGATCCGCAGGTGTTTCGAGCTGATTCGTTATTAGGCATTCCTGGCCTCTATGAAGTGTATAAGGAAGGAAGAGTGGCGATCGCTAATGCCCTGGGTACTGGTGTAGCCGATGATAAGGTGATCTATGCCTATGTACCGCAAATGATTAAGTATTACTTAGATGAAGAGCCGATTTTAAACAATGTGCCCACCTATTTATGCTGGGAAAAAGAACATCAATCCCATGTGTTGGAAAACTTAGACAAACTGGTGGTTAAGTCCGCAGATGAGTCCGGTGGTTATGGCATGTTGATCGGTACTCAGTCTACGGCGGCAGAACGCTCTGAGTTTGCCGATCGAATCAGAAGCAATCCCCGCAAGTACATTGCTCAGCCAACTTTGTGTTTATCACGGGTGCCCACTTTGATCGAAAATCAAATAGAGGGTTGCCATGTGGACTTACGTCCCTACATCCTCTACGGCGAGGATATCTATGTAAATCCCGGCGGTTTGACGCGGGTGGCGCTGAAGCGTGGCTCGCTGGTGGTCAACTCCTCCCAGGGTGGTGGTAGTAAGGATACCTGGGTATTGACTAATTAA
- a CDS encoding phytanoyl-CoA dioxygenase family protein, translating to MLGNATEENTFPIEAPDGKQIQIPIRVDDATDPYLELQQLQQAQDPAAIRDYYDQHGYVVLRGIMPDEVCDRAIAAYKQQAKPYQGHLYRQTSSGDAEKNRFSDNGYLLNSILNVQDLGDPALAEFKQASLDVITHQHMYDAAQMILGELGIIVQSMYFEGNPATWAHQDSYYLDASEIGRLTAAWIALEDIQPGAGRFYVYPGSHKIDMAKNGGDFDIAFSHERYKQLVINVIDKYKLECHAPALRKGDVLFWNSKTIHGSLQTAQPQFSRSSMTAHLIPSSTGFLQFQTRDRQLKLKQIGAFQVNCPKDQEKWLNRQVFNLETRFPQAFKAVKKVVIKLVTR from the coding sequence ATGTTAGGAAACGCAACCGAAGAAAACACCTTCCCGATCGAAGCCCCTGACGGCAAGCAGATCCAGATCCCGATTCGGGTTGATGATGCCACCGATCCCTACTTGGAATTACAGCAATTGCAGCAAGCGCAAGATCCGGCGGCAATTCGTGATTATTATGATCAGCATGGCTATGTGGTGTTACGGGGGATCATGCCAGACGAGGTATGCGATCGGGCGATCGCCGCCTATAAGCAACAAGCCAAGCCCTATCAGGGACATTTATATCGGCAAACCTCATCCGGTGATGCTGAGAAAAATCGCTTTAGCGACAATGGCTATCTGCTCAATTCGATCTTGAATGTGCAAGACTTGGGCGATCCGGCCCTGGCTGAGTTTAAGCAAGCCAGCCTGGATGTGATTACCCACCAGCATATGTACGATGCGGCGCAAATGATTCTGGGGGAACTGGGCATCATTGTGCAGAGTATGTATTTTGAAGGGAATCCGGCCACCTGGGCGCATCAGGACTCCTATTACCTCGATGCCAGTGAGATTGGCCGACTAACCGCCGCCTGGATCGCCCTGGAAGATATTCAACCGGGGGCAGGGCGTTTTTATGTCTATCCTGGTAGCCACAAAATCGATATGGCTAAAAATGGTGGTGATTTTGACATTGCCTTCAGCCATGAGCGCTATAAGCAATTGGTGATTAATGTGATCGATAAATATAAACTGGAATGCCACGCCCCTGCGTTGCGTAAGGGCGATGTGTTGTTCTGGAACTCAAAAACCATTCACGGCAGCTTACAAACGGCTCAACCGCAGTTTTCGCGTAGCTCGATGACAGCGCATTTAATCCCCAGCTCGACTGGCTTTTTGCAATTCCAAACCCGCGATCGCCAGCTTAAGCTCAAGCAAATTGGTGCTTTTCAAGTTAACTGCCCCAAAGACCAAGAAAAGTGGCTGAATAGGCAGGTGTTTAATCTAGAAACCCGTTTCCCCCAGGCATTTAAGGCAGTTAAAAAAGTGGTGATCAAACTAGTTACCCGCTAA
- the psaK gene encoding photosystem I reaction center subunit PsaK, producing MLSHLILATAPVTPVWSINVALIMITCNLFVISIGRYAIKNRGVGPALPVEVPGMFEGFGLPELLATASFGHLLGAGMILGLSQAGLL from the coding sequence ATGCTAAGCCACCTAATTCTTGCCACTGCCCCCGTTACGCCAGTCTGGTCGATCAATGTAGCCCTGATTATGATTACCTGCAATCTCTTCGTCATTTCGATCGGGCGCTATGCGATTAAAAATCGTGGTGTTGGCCCAGCTTTGCCAGTTGAAGTACCAGGCATGTTTGAAGGGTTTGGATTGCCAGAACTACTAGCCACAGCTAGTTTTGGGCATTTACTCGGCGCAGGTATGATCCTTGGCCTCAGTCAAGCGGGATTGCTTTAG